A region of the Pseudonocardia cypriaca genome:
GTGGTTCGTCCACGACCCCCATAGTGGCGCTAACGGCGGCCGGCCGGCACCGTGGCGGGTACGACCTGGGCGTCCCAGTCGATGTGGTACCCGTGCAGCCACGCCTCGGCCTGCGCTCCCTGCCGGCGGAGGAAGAGCGGCAGCAGCGCGTCGCGCAGCACCCGCGCCACCGGCCCGGCCGCCTTCGCGTTGCTCGACCGCGCGCCGTTCGCCACCACCCGCTCCACCCGGAACCGCCGCAACTGCTCGTAGGCGGCGAAGGCGGCATCTGGTTCGGGGAGGTCGCGCAGGCACCGGCCGAGCTCGACGGCGTCCTCGATCGCCATCGAGGCGCCCTGCCCGGACGCGGGCGACGTGGCGTGCGCGGCGTCGCCGATCAGCACCATGCGATCGCGGTGCCACCGCCGTACCGACGGCAGGTCGTAGGTGGCCCATCCCTCCAGCTCCCCCGGTGTGGCGGCGATGATCTCGCAGGCCGGGGTGCGGTCGCCCGCGAAGAGCTCCGCCAGCCGGGCCCGCCAGTGCGCCGTGCCGAGCCCGGAGAGCTCGCCCGGTGCCGGCTCGGAACGCTGCGGCGGGTTGGCGAACCACCAGACGGCCCCGTCCGGCGCGACCACGTACCCGAAGAACGCCCGTTTGCCGAACACCATCTCGTAGCCGCCCTGCACCCCGTCGACGGCGATAGCAGGGGCGAAGCCGCCAATGTTGAGCACGGGCACGTAGCGCGCGGGGGCCGCTCCCGGATCGATGACCTGGCGGACCCGGGACCGGATCCCGTCGGCGCCGACGAGCAGCTCGGCCGTGGCCGACGTCCCGTCGGCGAACTCGGCGCGGACGCCGCCGGGTACCGGCCGCACCTCCACGAGCCTGCGCCCGTGCTCGATCGTGATGCCCTGCTGCCGCGCCTCGTCGCGCAGCGCGCGGTAGAGGTCGCTGCGCTTCAGCGTGACGCCGACGGTGCCGTCCGGAAGGGCCGCGCCCGTGCTCACCTCACCGAGCAGCTTCCCGGTGCCGCTGCGGAAGCGCATGCTCGGGGTGGGGAAACCGATCCCGGCGACGACGTGACCGACGCCGAGCGTGCGCAGCGCGTCGATGCCGTTGACCTGCAGCGTCAGGAACGCGCCCAGCTCGTCGGCCGTGCTCTCGCGGGCCTCGTACACCGTGGGGGTGATGCCTGCCCGCTGGAGCGCGATCGCCGCCACCGGCCCCGCGATCCCCGCTCCGATCACCAGCGCCGTCCGCATGTCCTACCCTTTCCTCGCCATGCCGAATATCTCGCCGTCTCGAGTATCTTGGCGTCGCGAGATAAAAGTCAAGGAGGTCGAGTGGTCGCCGACGAGTTGCGGGCCGCCATCCAGCGGTCGACCCTGCGCTTCATCGCGGGAGTCGTGCTGCACAACCACGCCGTGGCGCAACGGGTGGGGCTCGGGGCGAGCGACTCGCAGCTCATCTCGCTGCTCAACCTGCACGGCCCGCTGACCCCGGGCCGGCTCGCGGACATGACCGGCCTCACCACCGGCACCGTGACGGGCGTGATCGACCGCCTGGAGCGCGCCGGATTCGTGCGCCGCGAACGGGACACGACCGACCGCCGGAAGGTGCTCGTGACCCCGGTGCCCGAGGCCATGGCGACCCTGGCCGACCACTACCGGCACCACGGCGAGCTGCTGGAAGCCGTGCTCAGCACCCGCGACGAGACTCAGCTGCGGGTGATCGCCGCCTTCCTCGCGGACCTGACCGACCCGGACGCCGGAGCCTTGGTGGCCCCGCCACCCTCGGCAGGCGGGCGCGGGAGTGGCACCGGGAGCAGCAACGGCAGCTGACCGGGCGCCGCGCGGTTGGGGCGGCGTACGTGGCCCATCACCCACCCGGTGCGCCGAGGATGCCCGTGCACGAAGGACACTCCCATCACCTCCGACACCGAGTTCAGCACAGGGGTCGGACATTCGGGGGCTCCTAGCATTGCCACGTGCCCGCTCCCGCGCTGTTCGACGCATCCGCCGACACCTACGACCACGACCCGCACCACCTCGTGATCGCCCGGCTCCTGGTGGCCGGCCTGCAGCAGGCGCCGGAGCCCGACCTGGTCGTCGACGTCGCCACCGGCACCGGGTTCGCCGCCATCGCCGCGCTCGAAACGCTCGCACCGCGGCGGGTACTGGCGATCGACATCTCGCCGCGGATGATCGAGAAGGCAGCGGCGAAGACGGGCCGGGTCGAGTGGCGGGTCGCGCCCGCCGTACCGCTCGACCTGCCGGACGGAGCGGCCGACGTGGTGCTCTGCGCGTCCGCGCTGCACCTCATCGGCGCCTCCGCCCTGCCCGAGTGGCGCCGCGTGCTGCGGCCGGGCGGGCAGGTGGCGTTCAGCATCCCGGTGGCCGCGGACTTCCACCCCTCCCCCGAGCTCGCGGCATCGCTGCCGACCGACCTCGCCGTACCCGCCGACGAGGCAGGTGCCGAGCGCATCGCCCGTGCCGCCGGCTTCGAGTCCGTGCGGGTGACGACCACCGCGTCCCCGCGCCGCTCGTTCCTCGTGTTCGCGGAGGTTCCCGCATGAGCGCCCGCGTCGTCTCGCTGCACACCTATCCGATCAAGGGCTGCGCCGGAGTGCCGCTGACCAGCGCGTACCTCACTCCGGCCGGGCTCACCCACGACCGGACGTTCATGATCGTCGACGAGCACGGGGTCTTCCGCAGCCAGCGCAGGGAGGCGCAACTCGCGCCGATCCGGCCGGAGGTGCTCGACGACGGCCGGGAGCTGCGGCTGCACGCCCCCGGCACCGACGGCGTGCGGGTGGCGGTGGACCTCGACGGCCCCCGGCGCCCCGTCGAGATGTTCGGGCAGCCGTACCGGGCCATCGATCAGGGCGACGCGGTCGCACGATGGCTCACGCGCGTGGTCGGGTCTCCGAGCCGGCTCGTGCGGGTCCCGCCGGAGCACGACCGCGTCACCGACGGGGAGACGCCCGGCCGGGCCGGGTTCGCCGACAGCGGCGCCCTGCTGGTCGCGAGCCGCGCGTCCTTGGCCGAGCTGAACCGGCGGATCGCCGACCGCGGTGCGACCGGGGTGCCCATCGACCGGTTCCGCCCCAACATCGTCGTGGACGGGTGGGCCGAGCCGCACGTCGAGGACGAGGCCCGCGAGCTGACCGTCGGCGACGCCGAGCTGGCGTTCGCCAAGCAGGCGATCCGGTGCGCGGTGACGCTGGTCGACCAGCTCACCGGCGTGCGGACCGGGCCGGAGCCGCTTCGGACCCTCGCCGACTACCGCCGCGTCCCGGGCAAGGGCGTCGCGTTCGGCGCGAAGTTCTCCGTGCTCACGCCCGGGCAGCTCGCGGTAGGGGACGACGTCGTCGTGCGGCGGTGGTCGGGCACGGCGGTCACCGCCCAGCCGAGCACGTCCTAGTGCCCGGCCCTAGCTGATCACGCTCTCGCGCCCGGCCCGGGACCCGCGTCGACCCGGCGCACCCGGCCCCACGGCCGGTAGACGGCCAGCACCGTGGCGACCACCAGCGACGCGCCGGAGACGATCGGCGGGAACACCAGGTTCGGCAGGCCGCCGTCGACCGGCAGGCCGGCCGCGAGCAGCCGGCCGGCGTGCGCCGCGTCGTCCATGGCGGGGCCCAGCAGCACGAGGACCAGCGCCGTGAGCACGACGTTCAGCACCAGCTTCACCAGCACCCACCAGTGGCGCACCAGCCCGTGGTGGGTGCCCATGCCGAGCACGACGCCGGTGACCAGGCTGGTCAGGCCGCTCACCAGGATCGGCCAGAACAGCAGCGGCATCGCCTGGTAGCAGAGTGCGGTGACGGCGGGGTCGGTCGTGAGCAGCGGCGTGAAGACCAGCACGCCGAGCATCACGTCGAGCCCGATCCACGCCCCGACCCCCACGATGTGGGCCACCAGGACACCCTTGCGGGTGCGGGGCCGCATCCGTCCCCTGACCAGCGTCGTCGCCATGGACTCATCGTCGCGGGCGCGAACCCGCTCCGCGTCCGCGTGCGGGCGGCGGGATACGTGCGTCCGCCGCGGTAGCGCAGCCGCGGCCGGTACCCCCCGCGGCGTACCCGGCTCTCGGCCGCGGATCAGCCGGCCGGCGTCAACGCCATGATCCACATGTTGAGCTGGTCACGCACCGACCGCAGCTCCGCGACCCACGGCGCCAGGTTCTCCACCGCACGCACGGACCGGAACGCGCCGGGCGTGGCCTGCCGGGGGAACGCGAGCCGCACGGCGACGTGCAACATCTGGAAATGCAGCAGCACGATGTCGGACAGGCGCCGCTCCAGCGAGCCGTCGCCCGCGGTGGGCGCGAAGTCCATCGACCAGGTCCACAGCCGCTGGTACTCGCTCGCCACCCGGGTGCCCTCCCGGGCCACGAACTGCGCCGACTCCCCCGGTGACGCGCACGCCTGCAGCACGGCTTCGGCCCGTTCCTGCAGGAGGATGGCCTGGTCGGCGATGGCGAGGAGGGCGAGCAGGTCGGCGAGCACGCGTTCGGGCCGCTCCTGGATCGCCATGCGCATTCACCCCATCGTGGCCGCCTGGTCACGGGAGCCTAATGGCCACCCGGACAGCGGACGAGTAGTGCTAGCTGGAATCAGCGCTAACCGGATGGCGGGCAGGAGTAGTGGTCGGTCCGCACCCGGTCCATGGCGGCGGCCGCGTTCGTGGACAGGGAACGCGCGCTGAAGTAGACCTCGCCGCGCACCTCGGGGTGGTTACGGTCGAGGGCCAGGTGCGCGCTGAGCTCACCGTCCCCCCAGGCCGGGCCGGTGCCCACCTTGTACGCCGCCTGCCCCGTGTAGAGCTGGACGCGGGTGCCGGCCACGACCCGAGCCCACCACGGCACGAGCGTCGCGTAGTCCGCGGTCGCGTGGCCGATCTCCCAGTAGATCTGCGGGACGATGTAGTCCACCCAGCCCTCGCGCACCCACGTCCAGCTGTCGGCGTAGGTCGTGTCGTAGGACTGGATGCCGGTGGTCGCCGATCCGCGCGGGTCCGCGGCCTCGTTGCGCCAGATCCCGAACGGGCTGACCCCGAACGCGATGCCCTTGTCGAGCGCGCGGAGCCGCTCCGACACGCCCTTGACCAGCTCGTCGACGTTGTGCCGCCGCCAGTCCCCGATGTCGGGGAAGCCCGCGCCGTGCCCGGCGAACGCCGCGGCGTCCGGGAGCTGCTCACCCTCGACGGGGTACGGGTAGAAGTAGTCGTCGAAGTGCACCCCGTCGATGGGGTAGCGCTCCGCGACGTCCAGCACCACGTCGGCCACGAGCTCGCGGACCGCGGGCTCCCCCGGGTCGTAGTAGAGCTGGCCCCCGTAGGTGAACACCCAGTCCGGGTGCTGCCTGGCCGGGTGCTCGGGCACCAGCTGCGCCGGGTCGGCCTGCTTGCTCACGCGGAACGGGTTGAACCAGGCGTGGAACTTCAGGCCGCGCGCGTGCGCCTCCTCCACGAGGAAGGCGAGCGGGTCGTAGCCGGGGTCCTTCCCCTGCACGCCGGTGAGCCAGTGCGACCACGGCTCGTACGGCGACGGCCACAGCGCGTCCGCGGTCGGACGGACCTGCACGATCACGGTGTTCAGCCCGTGCCGCTGCACGTCGTCGAGGAGCGTCCGGTACTCCTGTTGCTGGTCGGCGACGGGGAGGCCCGGCGTGCTCGGCCAGTCGATGTTGCCGACGCTGGCGACCCACGCCGCCCGCGTCTCCCCGTCGTCACATGTGGCAGGGGCAGCTGCCGGCACCGCGCCCCACGCGCCGAGCGCGAGCACGAGGGCCGCCACACCCCACTGCACCACCCGAGCCCGCATGATCGTCAGTATCGGGTGTAGATGGCCGGTAGCACCGCCATGGACGCCCGAAAGTGCGGATCTCGGCCCACCAGAGGGCTAATCGCAGGTCGTTCCCCGCTCGATGAGCGCGAGCACGGCGCCTGAGGGGTCGCGGATCACCGCGTAGCCGCCCTCACCCTCGCCCTTCGGGCCCGCCACCACCTCGCCGCCGTGCTCCCGCGCCGCGGCGACGCACGCGTCGAGGTCGTCGACGGCGATGTAGGCCAGCCACTGCGGCGGCAGGTCGGCGTTCTCGCCGCGCGCGTGACAGATCCCCGTCACGGGTGTGCCGTCGGGCGCGAGCATCATCCAGTCGTCGCCGAGCGGCTCGGGCTTCCAGCCGACGACTGCGGAGTAGAAGTCCCGCATGCCGGGCGCGTCGGGCACGGTCAGGTCCAGGTGCACGAAGGTGCCGGGCTTCCAGTTCTCGCTCATGACTTCCCCTCTTCGATGATCTTCTCCAGCCAGTGCTGCCAGTCGGACGTGAGCGCTTCGGTGTCGACCGGACGGCCGTAGACGTAGTGGTAGGCGCTCACGCCGCAGCCGTTCTCACCCTCGACGCCGATGCGGTGCAGGCCGTGCTCCGAGCGGACACCGAGGAACTCCTCGTCGGCGACGTCCACCACGCCGGTGATCGGAGCGGGCCCGTCGGGCGCCAGCGTGGTGGTTCCGCCGACGGCGGGTTGCCCGGCGATGCCGAGCGCGCGGTGCAGCACCGGCCAGATGTCGCGCGCGCTCCCGGGCGTGTAGCTCATGGCGACGGCGTTCCGGACGGGTAGCCCCGCGAAGTAGCGCAGGTAGCTGGACAGGTTGTGGAGGAACAGGGACCAACCGGCGTCGAAGCTGTCGTACTCGTCGTCCCAGTCGGCGCCGTCGAGGAACCCGCTCTGCACGAAACGCAGCACCGTGCCACCGCCGTCGCGGCCCTCCACGAGGAACTCGTACGCGTAGTTCGGCCGCCCGTCCTCGGGCTGCCCGAAGGCGCCGTAGGCGAACCGGCGGCCCGGTTCCCACGCGGTGACCCGGCCCTCCGTGGTGAACCCGCCGCCGTAGTCCTGCTCGACGGCGCCTCCCTCGCGGGGCTCGACCGCGTGGGGGACGAACCAGGTGGCGATCCCCGGCCCCGTTGCGATGGCCTCCCACAACTGCTCGGGAGAGGCGTCGAGGTCGACGTGCTTCTCCAGCCGGCGCTCGGTCACGTCCCTTCCGCCTGCAGCTCGGGGTGGACCGCGACGACCACCCGGTAGCGGCGTCCGCCGGGCGCGGTCTCGTCGTGGTACCTGCCGACCAGGTCGGTGACGGCCCGGGCGAGCTCGTCGGCGAACGCGGCCCGGTCGGCCGGGGTGGCGAACCGCACCTCGCCGTCGATCGCGAACGTCGCCAGCCGCTTGCGGGCCTTGGTCGCACCCGCGAGCAGCTCGCCGACCTCCCGCACGACCCGCGCGGCGACGGCGATGAGCCATTGGGCCGAGAGCCGGTCGGGCGACCGCGCCGGATCCGGTGCGACGGAGCCGAGCGCCGCGGGAGAGATCACGTAGCTCGCGGCGGTGGCCTGGAGGACCCGCTCGGTCATGTTGCCCTTGCGCCGCTCGGCGACGAGCTCGACCAGGCCGTGCTGCTCCAGGGTTCGCAGGTGGTAGTTGACCTTCTGCCGGGCCAGGCCGACCTTGCTCGCGAGGCTGCTGGCCGATCCGGGCTCGACCAGCTCCGCGAGCAGCCGGGCCCGGATCGGGTCGAGCGAGACGCCGGCAGCCGCCGGATCGTCGATGACGGTGAGCTCCTGCACCCGTCGACGGTCTCACCGACAACTTTTTTTGTCAAGCCATCGTTTGTCGCGGTCGGTGCCGGGTACGAGGACGACGTGGCTGAGCGATTCCGCAAGGGCGACCGCGTCACCTGGTCCTCGCACGGCGGCACGGCGGAGGGCGTGGTCGAGGAGGAGATAACCTCCGACACCGAGGCGGCCGGGCGCACCGTGCGTGCGAGCGAGGACGACCCGCAGTACCGCGTGCGCAGCGAGAAGAGCGGCGGCGAGGCCGTCCACAAGCCGTCGGCCCTGAAGCGGAAGTGAGCGACGACAGCGACCGCGTCCGCACGGATTTCGACGACGCGGTGAACATGACCGGCCGCGCGCTGGCTCGGGACCGACGAGTCGAAGTCGGTCGGCGTGTCCAAGGGCGGCGGCGAGTCGGTCGGGCACGGGTCCGGGCGGAGGATCGTGGAGATCCTCGGGAAGAAGAACCAGCTCGCCGACGACGACTACGCCCACATGCGCAAGGTCGTCGGCTACGTCCGGCGACACCTGGCCCAACGACCGTCCGAGGAGGACATCGAGGGCTCCCGCTGGCGCTTCTCCCTGATGAACTGGGGCCATGATCCCCTGAAGCGCTGAAGAGGCACTCCATCCACC
Encoded here:
- a CDS encoding FAD-dependent oxidoreductase, producing the protein MRTALVIGAGIAGPVAAIALQRAGITPTVYEARESTADELGAFLTLQVNGIDALRTLGVGHVVAGIGFPTPSMRFRSGTGKLLGEVSTGAALPDGTVGVTLKRSDLYRALRDEARQQGITIEHGRRLVEVRPVPGGVRAEFADGTSATAELLVGADGIRSRVRQVIDPGAAPARYVPVLNIGGFAPAIAVDGVQGGYEMVFGKRAFFGYVVAPDGAVWWFANPPQRSEPAPGELSGLGTAHWRARLAELFAGDRTPACEIIAATPGELEGWATYDLPSVRRWHRDRMVLIGDAAHATSPASGQGASMAIEDAVELGRCLRDLPEPDAAFAAYEQLRRFRVERVVANGARSSNAKAAGPVARVLRDALLPLFLRRQGAQAEAWLHGYHIDWDAQVVPATVPAGRR
- a CDS encoding MarR family transcriptional regulator; the protein is MVADELRAAIQRSTLRFIAGVVLHNHAVAQRVGLGASDSQLISLLNLHGPLTPGRLADMTGLTTGTVTGVIDRLERAGFVRRERDTTDRRKVLVTPVPEAMATLADHYRHHGELLEAVLSTRDETQLRVIAAFLADLTDPDAGALVAPPPSAGGRGSGTGSSNGS
- a CDS encoding class I SAM-dependent methyltransferase; the encoded protein is MPAPALFDASADTYDHDPHHLVIARLLVAGLQQAPEPDLVVDVATGTGFAAIAALETLAPRRVLAIDISPRMIEKAAAKTGRVEWRVAPAVPLDLPDGAADVVLCASALHLIGASALPEWRRVLRPGGQVAFSIPVAADFHPSPELAASLPTDLAVPADEAGAERIARAAGFESVRVTTTASPRRSFLVFAEVPA
- a CDS encoding MOSC domain-containing protein; the encoded protein is MSARVVSLHTYPIKGCAGVPLTSAYLTPAGLTHDRTFMIVDEHGVFRSQRREAQLAPIRPEVLDDGRELRLHAPGTDGVRVAVDLDGPRRPVEMFGQPYRAIDQGDAVARWLTRVVGSPSRLVRVPPEHDRVTDGETPGRAGFADSGALLVASRASLAELNRRIADRGATGVPIDRFRPNIVVDGWAEPHVEDEARELTVGDAELAFAKQAIRCAVTLVDQLTGVRTGPEPLRTLADYRRVPGKGVAFGAKFSVLTPGQLAVGDDVVVRRWSGTAVTAQPSTS
- a CDS encoding glycoside hydrolase family 10 protein — encoded protein: MRARVVQWGVAALVLALGAWGAVPAAAPATCDDGETRAAWVASVGNIDWPSTPGLPVADQQQEYRTLLDDVQRHGLNTVIVQVRPTADALWPSPYEPWSHWLTGVQGKDPGYDPLAFLVEEAHARGLKFHAWFNPFRVSKQADPAQLVPEHPARQHPDWVFTYGGQLYYDPGEPAVRELVADVVLDVAERYPIDGVHFDDYFYPYPVEGEQLPDAAAFAGHGAGFPDIGDWRRHNVDELVKGVSERLRALDKGIAFGVSPFGIWRNEAADPRGSATTGIQSYDTTYADSWTWVREGWVDYIVPQIYWEIGHATADYATLVPWWARVVAGTRVQLYTGQAAYKVGTGPAWGDGELSAHLALDRNHPEVRGEVYFSARSLSTNAAAAMDRVRTDHYSCPPSG
- a CDS encoding VOC family protein translates to MSENWKPGTFVHLDLTVPDAPGMRDFYSAVVGWKPEPLGDDWMMLAPDGTPVTGICHARGENADLPPQWLAYIAVDDLDACVAAAREHGGEVVAGPKGEGEGGYAVIRDPSGAVLALIERGTTCD
- a CDS encoding SRPBCC family protein — translated: MTERRLEKHVDLDASPEQLWEAIATGPGIATWFVPHAVEPREGGAVEQDYGGGFTTEGRVTAWEPGRRFAYGAFGQPEDGRPNYAYEFLVEGRDGGGTVLRFVQSGFLDGADWDDEYDSFDAGWSLFLHNLSSYLRYFAGLPVRNAVAMSYTPGSARDIWPVLHRALGIAGQPAVGGTTTLAPDGPAPITGVVDVADEEFLGVRSEHGLHRIGVEGENGCGVSAYHYVYGRPVDTEALTSDWQHWLEKIIEEGKS
- a CDS encoding ArsR/SmtB family transcription factor — protein: MQELTVIDDPAAAGVSLDPIRARLLAELVEPGSASSLASKVGLARQKVNYHLRTLEQHGLVELVAERRKGNMTERVLQATAASYVISPAALGSVAPDPARSPDRLSAQWLIAVAARVVREVGELLAGATKARKRLATFAIDGEVRFATPADRAAFADELARAVTDLVGRYHDETAPGGRRYRVVVAVHPELQAEGT
- a CDS encoding DUF2945 domain-containing protein codes for the protein MAERFRKGDRVTWSSHGGTAEGVVEEEITSDTEAAGRTVRASEDDPQYRVRSEKSGGEAVHKPSALKRK